TCGAGAATATTTTGATTCAGGACATACATACGAGGTGATACTGGATATGCTCAAGTGTAATCATGACATTGCAATTAGTATGCGTacactgaaaacacatttaaaagaatCTGGACTGTACAGACGAGGCAACTATTCTCCACTTCCTGAGGTGAGGCGTGCCATTTTGTCCGAGCTTCGAGGACCAGGACAATTGTTTGGATATCGGACCATGTGGCAAGttctcaaacaaaaacacaagctgcGTGTCAAGCGTGATGTAGTTATGAGGCTGTTGAGACAACTAAATCCTCAAGGAATCGCTTTGAGAACTCGAAGGAGGTTCACAAGACGCATGTATCACTCCATGGGGCCCAATTAGATATGGTATGTAGATGGCTATGATAAACTGAAACCCTTTGGCTTGGCCCTGTCAGGATGTATAGATGGCTTTTCAAGAAGACTGATGTGGCTTGTGTGTGgagcaacaaacaacaacccGGCTGTTATAGCTCACAATTATATAAACTGTGTAAAGAGTCTTGGTGTGATACCAATGAGATTACGAACAGACTTCGGGACTGAGAATGGGACTATGGCAGCAATACAGTGTACCCTCCGTCACGCGCACACGGACTATTATGCTGGATCGTCAAGCCACAGTTACGGATCATCTACTGGGAATCAGCGCATCGAGTCATGGTGGTCTTATTTCAGAAGAGGAAGGTGGGTACATTTGTGTCTGGTAGGTGTAAGCTACAGTGAAAGCTgatcagatcttttttttttttacatgcatttaagaaaatagaGTAGCGTCCTGCTGGACGTGTTGAAAAGTTGGATGAGATAGACGTTAACAGCCGTCACTTTATTGCAGGAACTCAAAATGGTCACTGTCAGCTGTTTTGCCGAAATGAGCATGCTTGCCTAGATTTAACGACGccaatacaaaatgaaaaattcagACCAAACTCTCCACTCCTCACAATCAACACACAGAACAGAGTGAAAAGAATACAGCATTTTTAACAAGAACATTACTGCAGGGTCGCTACAATATTTATGGAAAACTAATATGCATTACTTTGTTTGACATCCATTTGTGGCATGTTTTAAATGGGACCAAAATGTAACAAACCCTATAAAATGACCAAGAACAAAGCTAAATTGATTcttaaatattaattatataCCCAGGTCTCAGTTTTGGATGGACTTGTTTGGAGACCTAAGAGACTCTGGAAACTTAAATGGAAGCCACGAACACCAATGCTTGCTGAGATTCTGCTTCAGAGGGGTTCTACAGAAAGACCTGGATGAATGCAAAGACCTCTGGAACAAACACAGGATCCGGCCAAGCAGACTTGCATCGTGTCCAGGGGGGATTCCAAACGAACTCTATCTCTTGCCTCACAGGTATTTGAGTTCTTAACAAAATGAATTAACCTTTTGCATCAAACTAAATGCAAGGTGTTGTTATTGCTTAAGTTGGTTAATATATATTCATAATTTTACACATAAGTATGATACAGCAGTTTATAACATGTCACTGCATGCGTTGATTTATATAGTTCCATATTGTCAGCAAAAAATCCTTCACTGttctattttcattttgcagaTATGGTTCAAGAGACTGTGGATTTGCTGTTGAGGAGAGGGAACTGGATGTGTTTCCCGAGGAGGGGCTACCGGTTGGATTGTGTGGTGATCCAAACATTGAGGAATATTTACAACAGGCTgtacaacaaaacacactgcaGCAGCCACAAGACTGGGAA
This DNA window, taken from Astatotilapia calliptera chromosome 5, fAstCal1.2, whole genome shotgun sequence, encodes the following:
- the LOC113023068 gene encoding uncharacterized protein LOC113023068 yields the protein MWLVCGATNNNPAVIAHNYINCVKSLGVIPMRLRTDFGTENGTMAAIQCTLRHAHTDYYAGSSSHSYGSSTGNQRIESWWSYFRRGRSQFWMDLFGDLRDSGNLNGSHEHQCLLRFCFRGVLQKDLDECKDLWNKHRIRPSRLASCPGGIPNELYLLPHRYGSRDCGFAVEERELDVFPEEGLPVGLCGDPNIEEYLQQAVQQNTLQQPQDWESATELYLALKDIAGF